A section of the Malus sylvestris chromosome 17, drMalSylv7.2, whole genome shotgun sequence genome encodes:
- the LOC126612154 gene encoding uncharacterized protein LOC126612154 encodes MAKVCCSIETEPRTLSEGQLNHAREIAADVVEKMEPTEASAIFIEGLRPVLDSVKEMKHMTDEEGEQLQLQTKLVEWKEEAQILEGPCQCLCSTAIVETPDQETRLTEPVSAPF; translated from the exons ATGGCTAAAGTTTGCTGTTCAATCGAGACGGAGCCTAGAACCTTGAGTGAAGGGCAACTCAACCATGCTAGG GAAATAGCTGCTGATGTCGTTGAGAAAATGGAACCAACAGAAGCCTCAGCTATATTCATTGAA gGACTGAGACCAGTACTTGATTCAGTGAAGGAGATGAAGCATATGACTGACGAAGAGGGTGAGCAACTACAATTGCAGACTAAGCTTGTGGAGTGGAAGGAGGAGGCTCAAATTTTAGAAGGGCCTTGCCAATGCTTGTGCTCTACTGCCATTGTTGAAACTCCCGATCAAGAAACGCGGCTTACAGAACCCGTGTCGGCCCCATTTTGA